DNA from Nymphaea colorata isolate Beijing-Zhang1983 chromosome 4, ASM883128v2, whole genome shotgun sequence:
CTGCCAGGGAAGAAGTGAAACTTTTGGAGCCAAGCTCTATGCCTTGGTTGGTGCACCATGATTATCAACTTGACGGGCTCCTCCAACCCCTTTGGGTCGGGTGAAACTGAATTTCCGTTGGTTAGTTGAGTAAAGTGAACCCAAAGCTAACTTTTTGTCTATTATTTCTTCCAACGTTAAGGTCTTCAGCCATTCTATCCAACTGGTCGAGACAGGCCATCTCTACATACAAACCAAAAAGAGTATAAGTTTGAGGCTTGATGACACTCATAAGGTAATCTAACTAGAAAACCACATACAAAGAGGCGTCGAGAGTCTACTCTCATCACCCTCACCACGGAACTGAATTACCTTATGACTTGATGGCCCAGCAGTAAAGTGGCCTTGATGCTACAAATGAGgagattttcagtttttctcttTGACATGATTCACTTTCTTTGGTGTCCTTTACATGTAAAGCTAGTCGTGCTCGAgacagtggcagagctagaattttttgggCGAGGGGAACTTGGAGTTATAAGTCCATGTTTGGTGTGAGCATTCTATGTAATTTCACGGTCATCACGAGCCcttataataaaattttttatgggaTGGTGTGGGCAGTGGTTTGCTTACATGACACGTTCCCCTGCTGACGGGCCGTGTCATGAAAGGTTCAGGTTGAACTCGATGCGTCCTCAACTCTTGCTTGGAGCACTCTATGGATAGATTCTTAAGGAGAAGGATTGGCACCGTTTATGTTTTTATGTCACAACCCAACCTACTCTCACATCAGACTCCGACCCTTGGCAACTTTGGTTTATCTCTTAAAAAAGCAAGGAACGAGGACTTTATAATATGTCCTACAAGATCCCTCTCAATCTTCAATTAAACTTTTACAGCTTGTGCATAGTTTGGATAACTCGTATTCATGTTTCCGTGGAAATGTGAAAGTTAAGGTTAATAAAGTAtattatgttttcattttatctttagATTTAAACTAATTGAACAATATTTGAGCTTTGGGGGCAATTGATTGCCTCTATATAAAATCGTTAGGGTTTGAGAACCATTGGTATAAGTTCATACCCTTCCTCATCGGATTTTAAATTTGACTTTTTCTCAATATAAAGAAaatacaaatttcaaatttggatcttatCTCTGACTTAAGGTTACCATAGATTTTATGGCAAATATTTCACCAAGCCCTTATCACTCCAGTTGGTTCGAGAATAGCCTCTGACCAGTAAGAGATGAAGCCACACCGGAAAAACCACCTTCCGGATAGGGACGTGAACAGGCCGGCGGGATCTGAATACCAACTCAAAACCAAACCCGTAATTGCAGGTCAAATCTGAGTTTAAGACAAGAAAAGTATTCAATCGGAATGTAGCTCTGCCGGGTCCAAGATTTgttttcaaaacttcaaaagcTAATTTCAAAGCTCCCTAACGAAGTCACACTCCGAAAACGATACTCCTCCTGAGTCCAAACTTTTACATCCCTACTTTCTTGTTATCCTAAAGAAAGTAACGGTGAAAACAGGAAAATGAATTTGCTGCACTACtacaaaggggaaaaaaatagCAATGGGGTGAGAGAGGCTCGAACTCTCGACCTCAGGATCACTCTTATAGCTATGAGACCTACGCGCTAGCCAACTGCGCCACCACCCCTTGTTGTTAAAAACCGTAGAACAAACTTTAATGAGGGTAAAACCAATCGTTTTTTCGGGCATAATTATTTAAAACGGAACCTCACTTGAACTCAAAGTCTTGTGTTCCACATTTATTCTTGTTCGAATCCTAGCGTTGATTCACTCTCGGATAAAGGCTGCAAGTTTCGATGCTGAATCAAAACCTCAATACACATGGGCCGCCGAAATCTGGCCACATCCGATCTAATTAGAACCATCTTTTGATGAGGTGATCCCACTTACGATTTCTTTCCTACAATACATCGAATATACACGCAATTCCGGATGGTAATGCAAATGTTGAACTTGTCGTAAACAACTAGGTTCGTAACTTTCGAGCTTATCTTACAGTTTCATGAAAAACTTTAGAATATGGCTTTGAATATAACCAACATTCAAGatgcaagttttttttcctggttttcTTCATCTATTATGCAGCTATATTGATTTTGTTCATCTTTGGAGTATATCGACGGTATAAAGAGTGGACGCTTCATACTTATCCTGgaattgcctataaaaatgACCATGTACAAGGCAAGTTTCATAAAAAGAACGGACAACACTGGGGCGTTTTGATTATTCTAAATGTCTGTTAGCATGTTAGGTTATGGTGGGAATAACACATATCACAAATATAATAAAGTAAGTTTTTGATACTGATCATGAATATAAGTAGAACTGCTTAGAATCGCTATTATTTCATACTGCAAAAAGTCCCAGAACTAAGAAATTTAAGGTTACTTATCTTTATctattctccctctctctctctcattttttttgaTAAATGTATGTAATAATATGGTTTGCTGATTCGTAACTGAGTAAGATGAATTGTTGAATCATAGCTTCCTGAGGAAAAGTACACAAATATTTAAACACAAATATAAAGGCACCACTAAGTTACCTAAAATTTTGCCACCATTTgtattgccaaaaaaaaaaaaaaaatcaaaacattttCACTGATAAAGCAATTGAATGAACTTATAATGGAGAAACAATTCTTTACTTTCACGTATATATATGATGGATCTGAAGGTGTACATCGTCGTCAAAACGACGAGATCATTCCTAAAGCGGACGAGATCACGCCAATTATCATACCTCGAACAATGCACAACCTACAACATTGGGGCGCTTGTAATTACTTGACCATAATGGGGTTGGCCTTCTTCACGTCTTCGAAGCTCCAGTCCCTCCTCATGGCGCCGGACCTCAGAAGACGGGGCTCGGCTGGTTCTTCTGCCGGCGTCGTTGACGACGAGACGGCGACGGCCACCGCCTTCTCATTTTGGATCTTGCTAATGGGCTCGTAGGGAAGCTGGTCCATGTCCATGGACCAACAGCATCTTGAGGCCCTGAGTTGCCGTCGGCGACTGCTTCTCTGGCTCGTCTCGCCGTGGTCAGGGCCTGTCGTGTTCTTCTTCAAGAACTGGCTTGCCGTGAAGGATCGGCTCGCCGAGAAGGACCGGCTCATCCTTGGCTCGACGGCTCAGGAAGTTGTAACGCCAATGGATGGAACAGGATGATTCgattcctcctcctcctcctcctccctgtTTCTGCATCTCCTTTAATataccaaagaaagaaagaaggctGGCTGGCCAAATCAAAATGGTGTTCTATATTTAAAGGCTGGACGCAATCTCAGGCAGAACGATCCCAGGGCCCTTGATTTTTTAAGTAAACTATGAGATTGCCACTTCGCTATGGTAATGCATTTGGAGATGAGATATTCTTTTTCTCGTTCCTTTCTTTTGGACAAGACAACCACAtacatgtatttatatatatgtgtatatatatgaaaattgaatgtaGACTTTGATTTTTAAGAATAATCATCTAACTAATCAGAGCTGTCTGATCCATCTTGAtggataattaaaaaaaaaatgatagatatttttgtcatatttacACCCCTATTTACTAATACCCTATTCAACATTGGATATCGTAGATAATCCTGGATAATGCATTTTCCTTCTACGTACGTGCATACTGGCATTGAGGCAGCATTTTACGCGGTGAACTGAGGATCGACTTCTACCTGGCAATATCAACTCCAAAAGATTTAGCAGcagttttgtcatttttagtTTTGAACGAGTCGGCTTCCTTTCCTTATGTACAGTTAAGCACATCTGGGGCAGCGTAGTCGAAGATCGGACGTCGGCCCAGATTTTGCGATTTCCCTAATATGACAAAGGGTtcaaacttaaaagaaaattagaaagaGAAACCGCTCGGTTCGGCCAATACCCGGATAGATCAGGAACCGTTGATCGGTGACCTTCAAGGAGAAGTTCTTTTCTCGTAATCTTGATCAGTCGTTTGACATCGGAAAACGAATATTTTAATGTTTGAATATTTTGACTTACAAATACGGGGTGGTGGCGCAGTTGGCTAGCGCGTAGGTCTCATAGCTACAAGAGTGATCCTGAGGTCGAGAGTTCGAGCCTCTCTCACcccatttctatttttttgcacTTTGTGGTAGTAAAGCAAGTTCAGTTTCCGTTTTCAcgtttcatttcttcttttaggattaatttcttctttagGATAACAGGTAAAAAGGGATATAAAGGTTCGGACTCGGGACGTTTTCACGTTACATTAGTCGGTTACCTCAGGTTTGAGTGTTGAACAATATAGCGATATCACTTACTCCTTAATGCAAACACTTGCATAACTCGATaagtcatttcatttttaaagtGTAGCTCGTGACCATTGTGGCATCTATTCATGATTCCCTTATATTTCCAAATAGATGCTCAAGAAATGCTGATCAGTGAGGTCCCAAGAAATACAGAAAATTGTTGACAGCAGGCATCCATGCCGATGTTCCAGTTTGCATAAGAACCatatgtgtgtctatatatatatatatatatatgtatatatatatatatatatatatatatatgaatttatcGAAAAAGCTTCTCACATCTTGTTCTTGAATTTACACAAGGAAATAGCAAATCTACACGATTTTACAGTTTTGAAAGTGGAAGTCGCTGGATTACATTAAAACCTTTTACAGCACCCAGCACGTCGTTTACACCTATGCTCCAATATACTCAGCAAGGATGCTGCGAATGAAGCTATCAGGTGTAACTCCACTGTCCACCATCCTATGATAAAGCATCAAGGCTTCAGATAATTTCCCCGCTTTGCAATAAGCATGCAACAGAATACCATAAGCAACTGCATCTGGCATCAGACCCTTCTCTAAAGCACACTGGAAAACTAGTGATGCTTCTTCTAATCGACCTTCCTGGCAGAAACCATGAACTAGAGAACTGTAGGTAATGATATTCGGGGAAACAGTGCCCTCCACCATCTGATCATAAAGATCATATGCGCTCTGAATATCCTGAGCTTTGCAGTATCCATCAATCAGGCAACTATATGTCACAACGTTTGGTAGAGGGCCTTTTTCTAGCATACCATTCAATATTTGTAATGCTTCATCCATCTTCCTACGTTTACAGAATGCGTCTGCTAGAATGGTTAACGTCACAATGCTAGGCTCCATCCTCTTCGTCTTCATTTCTTCATAGAACTTCAGTGCTTCATCAATTTTGTTTGCACAACAGTAGCCATTGATCATGGTGTTGTATGTTATCACGTCAACCTTTGCTCCCCGTTTGTTCAACTGATGAAAGAGATGCGACACCTCTTCCAAACGCCCCTCCTTGAACAGGCCATTGAGGAGGACATTATAGGTCGCTGTATCCGGCAAAAGGCCAGCTCTCATCATCATGTCAAAAACCTTGTAGCCATCTGCTATTTTCTTCTGCTTACAGAAGCCATCTATGAGAGCACAGTAGGATACAGCATCAGGAAAGAAGCCTCTCTTTATCAtctgaaagaaaatatttaaggCCAGCTTTAACTCTTTCTTGTCTGCTATGGCCTTCATAATCATCGTGTAGGTAATAACATCTGGGAATAAATTGTTGGACTGAATTTGCTTAAATATCTTTAATGCATCCTCAGATTTTCCTACTCTGCAAAATCCTTCCATTAGCGTATTAAACATAACAATATTCGGTTCAATACCGGCATCCATTGCCTTCAGAAAAAACCGAACTGCATCTTTCATTAACCCTTCGTTGCTTAATCCATTTATCAGTATGCCAACAACAACAGAATCAGGGTTATGACCTTCTAGCACCATATGCTGATACATTTCAAGGGCCTCATTTATGTTCCTAGTGTTACATAATCCCTCAATTAGACTGCTGTAAGTCAGGATAGAAGGCTCCAACCCAATCTTAATAATCCTACAAAAGAATCCAAATGCTTCAAGGATTCTACCCTTTTCACACAGCCCATCAATCAATGTACTATACGTAACTATATTAGGTACAATTCCTACCTTCAACGTTTGTATATAAAACTCAAAAGCTTTCTCTACATTGCCGATCTTAACAAAGCCATCTATAACAGAACTGTACATTACCACATCCGGTTTAAGCCCTTTTACCAGAGCAACACCAACAAGCACACATCCATCTCTCACCCTGCCTAGCTTGCACAAACCATTAAGAAGTATGCTATAAACAACCAAATCCGGAGCAACATTGCTTTGCAGCATTACATTATACAGCTCAAGAGCTTCTTCCAACTTTCCAGCCTCACAATAAGCTCTGATCACAATGCTATATGTAACAACCGATGGAAGAGGCCCGCCTTCtgcaaaagcaagaaagaacCTATGTGCTGCTCCAATGTCGTTTCTATTGCACAGTCTACCCAACATCTTGTTGCAGGCTATGATATCAGGGGCTCTAAATCTTTCAAACAACTTCTTATGAATGTCAAGTGCCCCAGACAAGCAACCTTCCTTGCAAAGCCGATCAATTATACGACAATACTCTTCGGAACTCACATTCACCATCTCCCTTAGCACTTCCCCAATCAGATTTCCTGCTTCACTTGCCTGTCCAGACCGATACAATACAGGAACCACAGCACTCAGAGTTTCCAAATTGTGTTTGGTTCCCTTTCTGTTGCTCGCCAATGACACACGCTTCTTCACATCACCTACTTGACTATACTTCAGACGACCTTCAATCAGTGCATTATCTGCTGTCATGTTCAATTTACATCCCCTCTTCTCCATCTCATCAATCAATTCCCTCGCCTTCTTGACATCACCTTTCCTGAGTAATTTATCGATCACGACCTCAAAGATAGATTGGTGGCTAGAGAGCTTCCATATTAGACCAACTCTATCGTTGTCCACCGCTAAGGCAGCCACCATTTTCAAGGTATCGTCCGGAGGGCAAATCCCCACTTCCTGCATTCGTCCCACGATCGACACAGTCTCATCAAGCATCCCCAGATGAGCATAACAGGCAGCAAGGAAGCCATACACAGCTCCAGGATTCGAACCATATTCCCCAAACCCCGAGCTCAGGGCGTCGAAAATATCGCAATCTTCTTTCCCGCACTGAATCATCCTGTCAACAATCCGGCCGGCTGGCTCCAGCAAACCCCGGCGGAGCAAGATGTGGATGATGCTGCAGTAGGAAGAAGTAGTATGACTGGAATGGCCGAAATGTCGCTCGGACCACTCGAAAAACCGAAGCGCCGAAATGGGTTCCGATCGAAGACGATAGAGGATCGATTCCATGTTCTTGGGCTGTAGCTCCGCCGCAGAAAAGTGATCGAACGGGTCGAATTTCGACTCGGGGAGGCCATTGAGGGCATCCTTTCCTTCGGTTTTTGATAATCTATCGATGGGCTTCTTGCAGAAACTGAGGTTGAAAGCAGAAGGAACCAAGTGGAGAGACGGCTTTCTGTGTACCTTGAATGAAGAAAGCATTTACATCCTTCGTCCAGCTCGAAGAGAAACCCTAGTGCCAGCCGGCGGGGCCTTTCCCTCCTCCACTACCCTCGTTCGGCCGGAGATGATATTTTTACCAGAGGCTTTCGAAAAAGGGGTCCGGCACGACGTGGGTGGAGCTGGTCCAATTATCTTTAACCGGGTCCGAGCCAAATTGACCATTttcacgtgtgtgtgtgtgtgtgcttgtgaAAATTAGGGATATCAATGAGTCAAATTTCAATTGGATGTACCTTTTACAATATCCAGTTTATCGGTTGCTCACTTCATATTCATGTACagaagagaaaattttcataaatttttctgttgttttcacatttttatccGAGCCCAACTCTTAAATAAACAAGCAAATGAAGAACCTCATTATGATATGTTAGCAACCCACTTTCAATATGTATGAATTTTACTTCTAAAACAGTTGTTTAAAACTGCCGAACCGTAGAACCAaactgatttcttaattagaaTTCATATACAACTTTTTTTTGAAGCATTTCATTTGGATGTCC
Protein-coding regions in this window:
- the LOC116252428 gene encoding putative pentatricopeptide repeat-containing protein At1g31840, producing the protein MLSSFKVHRKPSLHLVPSAFNLSFCKKPIDRLSKTEGKDALNGLPESKFDPFDHFSAAELQPKNMESILYRLRSEPISALRFFEWSERHFGHSSHTTSSYCSIIHILLRRGLLEPAGRIVDRMIQCGKEDCDIFDALSSGFGEYGSNPGAVYGFLAACYAHLGMLDETVSIVGRMQEVGICPPDDTLKMVAALAVDNDRVGLIWKLSSHQSIFEVVIDKLLRKGDVKKARELIDEMEKRGCKLNMTADNALIEGRLKYSQVGDVKKRVSLASNRKGTKHNLETLSAVVPVLYRSGQASEAGNLIGEVLREMVNVSSEEYCRIIDRLCKEGCLSGALDIHKKLFERFRAPDIIACNKMLGRLCNRNDIGAAHRFFLAFAEGGPLPSVVTYSIVIRAYCEAGKLEEALELYNVMLQSNVAPDLVVYSILLNGLCKLGRVRDGCVLVGVALVKGLKPDVVMYSSVIDGFVKIGNVEKAFEFYIQTLKVGIVPNIVTYSTLIDGLCEKGRILEAFGFFCRIIKIGLEPSILTYSSLIEGLCNTRNINEALEMYQHMVLEGHNPDSVVVGILINGLSNEGLMKDAVRFFLKAMDAGIEPNIVMFNTLMEGFCRVGKSEDALKIFKQIQSNNLFPDVITYTMIMKAIADKKELKLALNIFFQMIKRGFFPDAVSYCALIDGFCKQKKIADGYKVFDMMMRAGLLPDTATYNVLLNGLFKEGRLEEVSHLFHQLNKRGAKVDVITYNTMINGYCCANKIDEALKFYEEMKTKRMEPSIVTLTILADAFCKRRKMDEALQILNGMLEKGPLPNVVTYSCLIDGYCKAQDIQSAYDLYDQMVEGTVSPNIITYSSLVHGFCQEGRLEEASLVFQCALEKGLMPDAVAYGILLHAYCKAGKLSEALMLYHRMVDSGVTPDSFIRSILAEYIGA